The Candidatus Rubidus massiliensis DNA segment CTAGGGCTTGAAAAAATACAAGAAATAAATCCTAACCTCAAATTATTAACTCCTTACGATTATCTTGAAAGCAAGAGCCAGAATTTTTCAGAAGAAGATAGGGCTAGAATTGCAAAGTATATGGATGAAGAAGATGATGGTTGTGTGATCATGTAGCCTAGATCACAAATATATCCTCAAAAGACCCTTTCTAAATACTTTTGAGGATTAATAAATTCATACTCTTTCTTTAAACTACCGACGGCATCTTTTTCAATAGCGGTTATAGCATTTTCAATAGCCTTCCCAAATGCTTGTGGGCTTGAGTGTCCGTGACATTTAATGACAAGGCTTTCTAAACCACATAAAACGGCACCGCCTGCCTCTTCGTAGCTAAATTGACGTCTAAAATTGTGTAAAAATTTCTCTGGAATCTCTTCTATATGCTCTTGCAAATATTGTCCGATAAATGCTGAAATACCTTCCGATGTTTTTAATAAAACATTGCCACTAAATCCATCTGTCACTATTACATCAGCTTTTCCTTCGAACATTTCCTTTCCTTCCATATTACCTAAAAATTTAAAGGGAAGATTGGGCTCATTATTAGATTGTAAGTTTGCCAACTTATTAAAGGCTTGCTGAATTTCCGTGGTTCCTTTTTTGGATTCGATCCCTATATTTAGCAAACATACAGTTGGTTTAGAAATATTCTGGAAACACTTTTGATATACAGCCCCTAAAAAGGCAAATTGCAATAAATTAACTGATTTACAATATACATTGCCGCCAACGTCTAAAACAGCTATTTTTTTGTTTGACTTGGTCGGTAATAAGGCTAGCAAAGCAGGTCTTGATAGTCCCGGTAATAGAGGAATCCAAAGGGTAGCTCCAGCAATTAAAGCTCCCGTATTTCCAGCCGTTATAAAACCATCAATTTGCTTTTTCTTTAACGATTTTAGCCCTAAAACAAGGGATGACTTTTTCTTTTGTCTGATAGCAAATAAAGGTTCATCTCCCATGTAGATCTCATCATCCGCAATAGAAAAAATGATTTTTTTAGAAAGAGGAGAATCAAAAAATGAGCGATAAAGAGAATGGATTTTTTCGAAAATTGCAGGTGTAACAAATACGATAAGATATTGATGATCACTTAATGTAGAAGTGATTTTGAGGATTGGCAAAAAAAGTTCTAGGGGAGATGTATCACTCCCCATTAGATCTATTCCTAGACGCAAATACCTAACTCCTATGCTTCTTTAGCTACAACAGTTCTACCGTTGTATGTTCCGCAAGAAGAACAAAGTGTATGAGGGATTTTTGGAGAATTACAATTTGGACACGCTGCCATACTTTTTGGTTTTTTAGCATGATGCGCTCTTTTAGAATTCTTTCTAGCATTTGAATGACGATTACGTGGTACAGCCATTTTTAACTCCTAAC contains these protein-coding regions:
- the plsX gene encoding Phosphate acyltransferase, yielding MRLGIDLMGSDTSPLELFLPILKITSTLSDHQYLIVFVTPAIFEKIHSLYRSFFDSPLSKKIIFSIADDEIYMGDEPLFAIRQKKKSSLVLGLKSLKKKQIDGFITAGNTGALIAGATLWIPLLPGLSRPALLALLPTKSNKKIAVLDVGGNVYCKSVNLLQFAFLGAVYQKCFQNISKPTVCLLNIGIESKKGTTEIQQAFNKLANLQSNNEPNLPFKFLGNMEGKEMFEGKADVIVTDGFSGNVLLKTSEGISAFIGQYLQEHIEEIPEKFLHNFRRQFSYEEAGGAVLCGLESLVIKCHGHSSPQAFGKAIENAITAIEKDAVGSLKKEYEFINPQKYLERVF
- the rpmF gene encoding 50S ribosomal protein L32, yielding MAVPRNRHSNARKNSKRAHHAKKPKSMAACPNCNSPKIPHTLCSSCGTYNGRTVVAKEA